The region ACGTCCGAGCATCACACCATCCGCGCCCAGCGCAATCATGCGCACCACGTCCAGACCGGTGCGAATACCGGAATCCGCCAGAATGGTGATATCGCCTTTCACCGCGTCGGCTATCGCTGGCAGTGCACGTGCCGTTGACAGCACGCCATCCAACTGACGACCGCCATGATTGGAAACCACAATCCCGTCTGCGCCGAACCTCACCGCTTCCTTGGCATCTTCTGGATCGAGGATACCTTTGATGATCATCGGCCCTTTCCACAACTCGCGAATCCACGCCAAATCCTGCCACGAAATAGAGGGATCGAAATTCTCCGCCAGCCAGCCGATATAGTTTTCCAGCGTCGTCGGCGTGCCGCGATAGGCAGAAACATTCCCCAAATCGTGCGGCTTACCATGCAGCCCGACATCCCACGCCCACTGTGGATGAGTAACCGCCTGTAAAATACGCCGTGTCGCCGCATTCGGACCACTCATGCCAGAATGCGCATCACGATAGCGCGCACCCGGAGTCGGCATATCCACGGTAAATACCAGCGTCTTCACCCCCGCCGCCTGTGCACGCTCCAGCGCATTACGCATAAAACCACGATCTTTTAGCACGTAGAGTTGGAACCACATCGGGCGATCGATGGCGGGAGCCACTTCCTCAATCGGGCAGACTGAAACGGTAGATAAGGTAAACGGAATCCCTTTCTGTGCTGCCGCTCGAGCAGCCTGTACTTCGCCGCGTCTGGCATACATACCGGTCAGGCCAACGGGTGCGAGCACCACCGGCATCGCCAGCTTTTCACCGAACAACTGCGTCTCCAGACTCAGGTCAGACATATTTTTCAGGATGCGCTGGCGCAGCGCGA is a window of Pectobacterium punjabense DNA encoding:
- the lldD gene encoding FMN-dependent L-lactate dehydrogenase LldD: MIISASTDYRAAAQRRLPPFLFHYIDGGAYNEHTLRRNTADLADIALRQRILKNMSDLSLETQLFGEKLAMPVVLAPVGLTGMYARRGEVQAARAAAQKGIPFTLSTVSVCPIEEVAPAIDRPMWFQLYVLKDRGFMRNALERAQAAGVKTLVFTVDMPTPGARYRDAHSGMSGPNAATRRILQAVTHPQWAWDVGLHGKPHDLGNVSAYRGTPTTLENYIGWLAENFDPSISWQDLAWIRELWKGPMIIKGILDPEDAKEAVRFGADGIVVSNHGGRQLDGVLSTARALPAIADAVKGDITILADSGIRTGLDVVRMIALGADGVMLGRAFVYALAAAGEAGVVNLLNLIEKEMRVAMTLTGAKSIADITADSLVQATR